A DNA window from Candidatus Protochlamydia naegleriophila contains the following coding sequences:
- a CDS encoding acyltransferase family protein, producing the protein MQTKDENIETLRGLAILLVVIGHAIGASREYGLKISDDSYYRFAYFSLQYLRLPLFTTIAGFVYALKPVRQGELYKFIVGKGRRILVPFFCVGTLQFIIVSVVPYVHHPTNFSSLWSIYFYPYAQFWFLQALTLMLITIGCVENRIPLNSFCLWALCFAAAFLVNSFPLHVKLFSFTNFLYLFPFFLLGIGLKRFATIFFQWQRIFPLFFIFLMSFTFQQLTWFKVVDFQYFLSYRLNLIEGFSGMICLFYIKSQLKLKWLAYIGNFAYSIFLFHTFFTSGSRIILQQMGVADHFPLFAISVLLGILLPILTEKVLRKNSYTRFFFLGQKFGWQESAHETEKFAR; encoded by the coding sequence ATGCAAACGAAAGATGAAAATATTGAAACCTTACGAGGACTAGCAATCCTCTTAGTTGTGATCGGTCACGCCATTGGAGCCTCTCGAGAGTATGGGTTGAAGATCTCCGATGACTCCTATTATCGTTTCGCCTATTTTTCCCTGCAATATTTGCGGCTGCCTCTTTTTACAACCATTGCAGGATTCGTCTATGCACTTAAACCAGTGCGACAAGGAGAGCTATACAAGTTTATCGTTGGCAAGGGGCGCCGCATCTTAGTGCCCTTCTTTTGCGTGGGAACGTTGCAATTTATCATCGTTAGCGTCGTGCCTTATGTCCATCATCCAACCAACTTCAGCAGTCTTTGGTCAATATATTTCTATCCTTATGCGCAATTTTGGTTTTTACAGGCTCTTACGCTAATGCTGATAACGATTGGCTGCGTAGAAAATAGGATCCCTTTGAACTCATTTTGTTTATGGGCGCTTTGCTTTGCAGCAGCATTTTTAGTCAATTCATTTCCGCTGCATGTGAAACTTTTTAGTTTCACTAATTTTCTCTATCTCTTTCCATTTTTTTTGCTTGGCATAGGTTTAAAGAGATTTGCCACCATTTTTTTTCAGTGGCAGCGCATCTTTCCACTCTTTTTTATCTTCTTGATGAGCTTTACATTTCAGCAGCTGACATGGTTCAAAGTGGTTGATTTTCAATATTTTTTATCTTATCGTTTAAATCTCATCGAAGGCTTTTCAGGGATGATATGTCTCTTTTACATCAAAAGCCAACTCAAGCTCAAATGGCTCGCTTATATTGGAAACTTTGCCTATTCTATTTTCTTATTTCACACTTTTTTTACCTCAGGAAGCCGCATTATTTTGCAACAAATGGGGGTTGCTGACCATTTTCCGCTTTTCGCGATTTCAGTACTGCTAGGCATTTTGCTACCCATCTTAACCGAG
- a CDS encoding AAA family ATPase — MFSALSCSTSLISSSIEENSYSSELEQEITHEFKNNFKARTQKQSILILIGGFQGSGKSSLITRIKEIYDTNVISTDSIRQSLFDRGIKVSSDFSKYVSNISDNLVKKSLKINSNIILDANSHSRRIAEMGKLLRENNSHYSTVKIFLNASEATLRERIKTRKPISGCYQGTESDLEAALSSTKIDFEDYDLIVDTDKLSQSNVFELVNDFIFSYFRQ; from the coding sequence TTGTTTTCAGCTCTTAGCTGCTCGACATCATTAATATCTTCCTCCATCGAAGAAAATAGTTATAGCTCTGAACTGGAACAAGAAATTACCCATGAGTTTAAAAATAATTTTAAAGCCAGGACTCAAAAACAGTCTATTTTGATTTTAATTGGTGGATTTCAAGGCTCTGGAAAGTCATCCTTAATAACACGCATTAAAGAAATATATGATACCAATGTTATTTCAACTGATTCCATTCGTCAAAGCCTTTTTGATAGAGGAATAAAAGTTTCATCAGACTTTTCAAAATATGTAAGCAATATATCTGATAATCTCGTTAAGAAATCTCTAAAAATCAACTCAAATATTATCTTAGACGCAAATTCACATTCTAGACGAATAGCGGAAATGGGGAAACTATTAAGAGAAAACAATTCTCACTATTCAACAGTGAAAATATTTTTAAACGCATCTGAGGCAACTCTTAGAGAGAGAATCAAAACTCGGAAACCTATATCAGGTTGTTACCAAGGAACTGAAAGCGATTTAGAAGCTGCTCTTTCATCAACAAAGATTGACTTTGAAGATTATGATTTGATTGTGGATACGGATAAGTTGAGTCAAAGCAATGTTTTTGAGTTAGTTAATGATTTTATTTTCTCGTATTTCAGGCAATAA
- a CDS encoding NUDIX domain-containing protein encodes MNFQGAIRELFEETSISIDSSQIQSVGSLYIRKPEIDYVYHLFRIKVAIRPEVRLSSKHQEYRWVSSEEMEMIPIMIGGQEAYAHYRRLTVKKRIGASVNAYLILKQEDKILLHLRRNTGYCDERKLGFRSNH; translated from the coding sequence TTGAATTTTCAAGGCGCGATTCGCGAACTTTTTGAAGAAACTTCGATTTCGATTGACTCTTCACAAATTCAGTCGGTTGGATCTCTTTATATTCGAAAACCAGAAATTGATTATGTCTACCATTTATTCCGTATTAAAGTAGCTATAAGACCAGAAGTTCGACTGTCTTCGAAACATCAAGAATATCGATGGGTTTCATCTGAGGAAATGGAGATGATACCTATTATGATTGGTGGTCAAGAAGCCTATGCACATTATCGAAGACTGACAGTCAAAAAACGTATAGGCGCCAGTGTCAATGCTTATCTAATTTTGAAACAAGAAGACAAAATTTTGCTGCATTTAAGAAGAAATACAGGTTATTGCGATGAGAGGAAATTGGGATTCCGATCGAACCATTAA
- a CDS encoding GNAT family N-acetyltransferase has protein sequence MTYLFVEESYRGQGIARRLMNHAVEPEKNEDVNLLLWKR, from the coding sequence ATCACGTATCTTTTCGTAGAAGAAAGCTATCGCGGACAGGGTATTGCACGTCGATTAATGAATCATGCAGTGGAGCCGGAAAAAAACGAAGATGTTAATTTGCTTTTGTGGAAACGATGA
- a CDS encoding SEC-C metal-binding domain-containing protein: MTTEKIGRNDPCLCGSGKKYKNCCMQKEQQKRTSMTPTGKRKFTAKVLSGGGIAKAQPVEQMQEKQKPAVDYTSLMERSFGSAIHTDEKPPVPASSEQYIVKENENSEK; encoded by the coding sequence ATGACAACAGAAAAAATCGGAAGAAATGATCCCTGTTTATGCGGATCGGGGAAAAAATATAAGAATTGCTGTATGCAAAAAGAGCAACAGAAACGGACTAGCATGACGCCTACAGGCAAACGCAAATTTACGGCTAAGGTTTTAAGCGGTGGCGGAATAGCCAAAGCGCAGCCTGTAGAGCAAATGCAAGAAAAGCAAAAACCGGCAGTAGATTATACAAGTTTGATGGAGCGCTCATTCGGTTCTGCCATTCACACCGATGAGAAGCCGCCAGTTCCTGCAAGTTCTGAGCAATATATAGTGAAAGAAAACGAAAATAGCGAAAAATAG
- a CDS encoding tRNA lysidine(34) synthetase produces the protein MTIPIARPPWTTLGKKLESTFRKALFDFEMLKDVSKIAVALSGGKDSLTLLFLLKAISGRGFPKLDIHAIHVSGEFSCGAGVNEDYLRAICDELEVHFTTRTSTQKLETLECYSCSRERRRLLFDAAKSQGADTIAFGHHRDDHTQTVLMNLLHKAEFAGNLPKIRMQEYGVTIIRPLIYIAEQDIRTFAQQQGFARIMCRCPVGQNSMRKQVDQLLHEMEALFPNARENIAKAGLIYGSQKAATP, from the coding sequence ATGACTATCCCAATTGCCCGCCCACCATGGACCACCCTTGGTAAAAAATTAGAAAGCACATTTCGCAAAGCATTGTTTGATTTTGAAATGCTTAAAGACGTGTCTAAAATTGCTGTCGCCTTAAGTGGAGGTAAAGACAGTCTAACACTCCTCTTCTTATTAAAAGCCATTTCAGGAAGGGGTTTTCCCAAACTCGACATCCATGCCATCCATGTGTCAGGCGAGTTTTCTTGCGGAGCTGGTGTCAATGAAGACTATCTACGTGCCATTTGCGATGAACTTGAAGTTCACTTTACCACGCGCACTTCAACTCAAAAACTTGAAACGCTTGAGTGCTATAGCTGTTCCAGGGAAAGACGCCGCCTCCTTTTTGATGCCGCTAAGAGCCAAGGAGCCGATACGATTGCGTTTGGACACCATCGAGACGACCATACGCAAACTGTTTTAATGAATTTGCTCCATAAAGCCGAGTTTGCCGGCAATTTACCTAAGATTCGCATGCAAGAATATGGTGTGACAATTATTCGTCCTTTGATCTATATAGCTGAACAAGATATTCGAACTTTTGCTCAACAGCAAGGTTTTGCAAGGATCATGTGCCGCTGCCCAGTCGGCCAAAATTCAATGCGCAAGCAAGTGGATCAGCTGCTCCATGAAATGGAAGCTCTTTTTCCAAATGCCCGCGAAAATATTGCAAAAGCTGGATTGATCTATGGTTCACAAAAAGCTGCGACCCCATAA
- a CDS encoding AAA family ATPase yields the protein MTYSLPSEHESRISIQGVEISLGFPDEFKFDWIGQRDVLEQLLAAWLVIDKNDIPLNPRLIGKPGVGKTTLAYAAAKKINKPVYIFQCTMDTRPEDLLITPVVDQGGGIRYVASALVTAMIRGGVCILDEANRMSEKSWASLAPLLDTRRYIESIVAGLKVSAHPEFRICVTMNDDASTFEIPEYIHSRLQPQIHLDFPEAEEERRILRENLPFVDEYIMEYVVNFLQKAHAHHENYTIRDGINIARYAAKRIKSLNGNSGNVENLLREAILMTLGDEALTHVI from the coding sequence ATGACTTATTCTCTTCCAAGCGAACACGAAAGCCGCATTTCAATCCAAGGTGTTGAAATTTCTCTTGGATTTCCTGATGAATTTAAATTTGATTGGATTGGTCAGCGCGACGTCCTCGAACAGCTACTCGCAGCTTGGTTAGTCATCGACAAAAACGACATTCCCCTCAATCCCCGCTTGATCGGCAAACCTGGAGTTGGCAAAACAACGCTTGCTTATGCGGCCGCAAAAAAAATTAACAAGCCCGTCTACATTTTTCAATGTACAATGGACACGCGCCCGGAAGACTTATTGATCACCCCCGTCGTCGACCAAGGCGGCGGAATCCGCTATGTTGCTTCGGCTCTTGTCACAGCCATGATTCGAGGTGGCGTATGCATTTTAGACGAGGCCAATCGGATGAGCGAAAAATCATGGGCCTCTTTGGCTCCGCTTCTGGACACGCGTCGCTATATTGAATCAATCGTTGCCGGCCTCAAGGTATCTGCACATCCCGAATTTCGCATCTGCGTCACAATGAATGATGATGCCTCAACATTTGAAATCCCTGAGTACATTCATAGCCGACTCCAACCGCAGATCCACCTCGATTTTCCAGAGGCAGAAGAAGAGCGGCGCATTTTACGGGAAAATCTTCCCTTCGTTGACGAATACATCATGGAATATGTCGTCAATTTCTTGCAAAAAGCACATGCCCATCACGAAAACTACACGATCAGGGATGGAATCAACATAGCTCGCTATGCGGCCAAAAGAATCAAGAGTCTAAATGGCAATAGTGGCAATGTTGAAAATCTCCTAAGGGAAGCTATTTTAATGACTTTAGGAGATGAAGCTTTAACTCACGTGATCTAA
- the surE gene encoding 5'/3'-nucleotidase SurE, with amino-acid sequence MTERPFILITNDDGVHATGIKHLWQAVQGMADLAVVAPAGEQSAVSLSITVRHPLHIAKVEWATLQASTWSVNGTPADCVKLALNVILPRRPQLILSGINRGTNAGRNVLYSGTVAAVMEGVMHGIPGIAFSLGDYFNPTFGHVESFIALIVDYALKHPLPDGTFLNVNFPKSECGPIKGVRLTNQGKEYWAENPEERHHPAENHPYYWLGSKLAQFDEQTDCDITWLKKGYATAVPIQIGDLTSHKHIAAEKQNFESFVNLS; translated from the coding sequence ATGACCGAACGCCCTTTTATTCTAATTACAAATGATGATGGTGTGCATGCCACAGGCATTAAACATTTATGGCAGGCTGTCCAGGGGATGGCAGATCTTGCAGTTGTCGCTCCAGCTGGAGAACAATCGGCAGTCAGTTTATCCATCACCGTTAGACATCCACTGCATATCGCCAAAGTCGAATGGGCAACGTTGCAAGCCTCAACCTGGTCCGTCAATGGAACACCTGCCGATTGCGTCAAATTGGCTTTAAACGTCATTTTACCGCGCCGTCCGCAGCTCATTTTGTCAGGCATAAACAGAGGCACAAATGCGGGTCGAAATGTCTTGTACAGCGGAACGGTGGCAGCAGTAATGGAAGGAGTGATGCATGGCATTCCAGGCATCGCATTTTCACTTGGAGACTATTTCAATCCTACTTTTGGACATGTTGAATCCTTTATTGCGCTTATTGTCGATTATGCTTTGAAACATCCCCTCCCAGACGGGACATTTTTAAACGTCAACTTTCCCAAAAGCGAATGTGGGCCCATTAAGGGAGTTCGTTTAACCAACCAGGGAAAGGAATACTGGGCCGAAAACCCAGAAGAGCGTCATCACCCAGCTGAAAATCATCCTTACTATTGGCTTGGATCAAAACTTGCACAATTTGACGAACAAACCGATTGCGATATTACGTGGCTCAAAAAAGGCTATGCAACGGCAGTTCCCATTCAGATCGGAGACTTAACCTCTCACAAACATATTGCAGCAGAAAAGCAAAATTTCGAAAGCTTTGTCAATCTATCCTAA
- a CDS encoding YitT family protein, with protein MHASQPSKRSVISQILVYFWIAFGAFLAAFALEVFFIPNNLIDGGIVGVAMILGNVFGQSLIPYLLIILNLPFLVLAYRSIGKVFVAHMLMATFLFAASMIFINNMMHIQFKGDSLEVVVIGGAILGIGLGLIIREGGCLDGTEILGIIINRKTGFTVGQVVLVCNIFVFGVAGFVFKDWHPPLMSLITYIVVIKIMDSVIVGLDETKSVLIISSKSKAIADAIVHELGLGLTIMYGRGGFSGDEREILYVIAERLQLAELKDLILREDSNAFIAIENLHEVANGKSHHGEGQVKQTRMERIFSRILQKTNIKEAK; from the coding sequence ATGCATGCCTCACAACCGTCAAAACGTTCAGTTATATCTCAAATTCTTGTCTATTTCTGGATAGCTTTTGGAGCTTTTTTGGCAGCATTTGCATTGGAAGTCTTTTTCATTCCCAACAACCTAATTGACGGCGGCATTGTCGGCGTTGCCATGATTTTAGGAAATGTCTTTGGACAATCCTTGATTCCTTACCTGCTGATTATTCTCAATCTCCCCTTTCTGGTTCTTGCCTATCGCTCTATTGGAAAAGTCTTTGTTGCTCACATGTTAATGGCTACCTTCTTATTTGCAGCTTCAATGATTTTCATTAATAACATGATGCACATCCAATTTAAGGGAGACAGCTTAGAAGTTGTAGTCATTGGCGGTGCCATTCTGGGTATTGGTCTTGGACTCATCATCCGGGAGGGTGGATGCTTAGATGGAACCGAAATCCTTGGAATCATCATCAATCGCAAAACAGGATTTACGGTTGGTCAGGTTGTTTTAGTCTGCAATATCTTTGTTTTTGGTGTTGCGGGATTCGTCTTTAAAGATTGGCACCCCCCACTCATGTCGCTGATCACTTACATTGTAGTGATTAAGATCATGGATTCTGTCATCGTCGGATTAGATGAAACCAAATCGGTTTTAATCATCTCTTCCAAATCAAAAGCCATTGCTGATGCTATTGTGCATGAATTAGGCTTAGGTTTGACGATCATGTATGGCCGAGGCGGTTTTTCAGGCGACGAGCGCGAAATTCTTTACGTTATTGCCGAACGACTTCAATTAGCCGAACTTAAAGATCTTATTCTACGTGAAGATTCCAATGCCTTTATTGCCATTGAAAATCTCCACGAAGTTGCCAACGGCAAGTCTCATCACGGAGAAGGACAGGTCAAGCAGACGCGCATGGAACGAATTTTTTCACGCATCTTGCAAAAAACCAACATTAAAGAAGCAAAATAA
- a CDS encoding TIGR00730 family Rossman fold protein yields MTYDQDHEVEKQVFTHDSWRVFRIVSEFVDGFETMTNLGPSVSIFGSARLAPDSIYYNLAVDVARHISRKGFAIITGGGPGIMEAANKGAQEVKGHSCGLAIDLPFETEPNRFIDPKYRLSFRYFFVRKVMFIRYAQGYVFLPGGVGTLDELFEALTLIQTKKIKAFPIYLMGKAYWVEMLKWMEDTMLSHGCISASDLNMFQITDDPEEVANGIERHYQRDRALKNF; encoded by the coding sequence ATGACATACGATCAAGACCACGAAGTAGAAAAACAAGTTTTCACTCACGACTCATGGCGCGTTTTTCGAATCGTTTCTGAATTCGTTGATGGCTTTGAAACCATGACCAATCTAGGTCCTTCCGTATCCATTTTCGGTTCGGCACGCCTGGCTCCTGACTCCATCTATTACAATCTCGCAGTAGACGTAGCCCGCCACATTTCTCGCAAAGGCTTTGCAATCATCACAGGTGGCGGCCCTGGCATCATGGAAGCTGCCAATAAAGGGGCTCAGGAAGTTAAGGGGCATTCCTGTGGACTTGCCATCGACCTTCCTTTTGAGACGGAGCCCAATCGCTTTATTGATCCTAAATACCGCCTAAGCTTCCGCTACTTTTTTGTGCGCAAGGTCATGTTCATTCGCTATGCCCAAGGCTATGTCTTCTTACCGGGGGGTGTAGGGACGCTAGACGAACTCTTCGAAGCCTTAACCCTGATTCAAACAAAAAAAATTAAAGCCTTTCCAATCTATCTCATGGGAAAAGCGTATTGGGTTGAAATGCTCAAATGGATGGAAGACACAATGCTGTCTCATGGATGCATCTCAGCAAGCGACTTGAATATGTTTCAAATTACCGATGATCCTGAAGAAGTGGCAAATGGCATTGAGCGCCATTATCAACGAGACCGCGCCCTGAAAAACTTCTAA
- the accC gene encoding acetyl-CoA carboxylase biotin carboxylase subunit — MQKVLIANRGEIAVRIIRACHDLGLQTVAVYSQADAEALHVLHADEAICIGEAPSHKSYLKIPNILSACEITGADAIHPGYGFLSENANFASICESCGLNFIGPAPQSIGLLGDKAKAKATAKKAGCPVIPGSDGVVIDIKDALKDAKKLGFPIFIKAVAGGGGKGIRIANNEEEFTKQFAAARAEAEVSFGNPDVYLEKMIMNPRHIEVQVLGDKHGNYIHLGERDCTTQRRRQKLIEESPSPSLTPKMRQKIGQAAVNVVKAANYCSAGTVEFLLDKDGNFYFMEVNTRIQVEHTVTEELTGVDLVMEQLRIARGEKLMLDQKDVEFSGHVIQFRINAENPSHNFAPSPGKLEYYLPPGGPHVRVDSACYSGYSIPPNYDSMIAKLIVKGKTRSEAIAIAKRALREFHIGGVNSTIPFHLYMLEDPRFLKADFDLLYIDGLIAEGCKFEK; from the coding sequence ATGCAAAAAGTTCTGATTGCTAATCGAGGCGAAATTGCAGTTCGCATTATTCGTGCTTGCCATGATTTAGGTCTCCAAACAGTTGCCGTTTATTCTCAAGCTGATGCAGAAGCATTACATGTGTTGCATGCGGATGAGGCGATTTGTATTGGTGAGGCTCCTTCACATAAATCCTATCTCAAAATTCCAAATATTCTCTCCGCGTGTGAGATCACAGGAGCGGATGCGATCCATCCAGGTTATGGTTTTTTAAGCGAAAATGCCAATTTTGCTTCTATCTGCGAAAGCTGTGGGCTCAATTTTATTGGCCCGGCTCCTCAGTCTATCGGATTGCTTGGAGATAAAGCCAAAGCCAAAGCGACTGCCAAAAAAGCCGGCTGTCCTGTGATTCCAGGCTCTGACGGGGTTGTCATTGACATCAAAGACGCTTTGAAAGATGCAAAAAAATTGGGCTTTCCCATTTTTATCAAAGCTGTTGCAGGCGGCGGTGGAAAGGGGATCCGCATTGCGAATAATGAAGAAGAGTTTACCAAGCAGTTTGCTGCTGCCCGTGCAGAAGCTGAAGTGAGCTTTGGTAATCCAGATGTTTATCTTGAAAAGATGATTATGAATCCGCGCCATATCGAGGTGCAAGTCCTCGGTGATAAGCATGGCAATTACATTCACTTGGGAGAGCGTGACTGTACGACGCAAAGAAGGCGACAGAAGCTTATTGAAGAGTCTCCAAGCCCTTCTTTGACGCCCAAAATGAGGCAGAAAATTGGACAGGCGGCAGTCAATGTCGTGAAAGCGGCCAATTACTGCTCAGCCGGAACCGTGGAGTTCTTATTGGATAAGGATGGCAATTTTTATTTCATGGAAGTCAACACTCGCATCCAGGTTGAACATACTGTGACAGAAGAGTTGACAGGAGTTGATTTGGTCATGGAGCAACTGCGGATTGCTCGTGGCGAAAAGCTGATGCTCGATCAAAAGGATGTAGAATTTAGTGGACATGTCATTCAGTTCCGCATTAATGCTGAGAATCCAAGCCATAACTTTGCCCCATCACCTGGAAAATTAGAGTACTACTTGCCTCCTGGAGGGCCTCACGTGCGGGTTGACAGTGCCTGTTATTCTGGCTACTCTATTCCGCCGAACTACGACTCCATGATTGCAAAGTTGATAGTAAAAGGAAAAACACGTTCAGAAGCGATTGCAATCGCTAAAAGAGCCTTAAGAGAATTCCACATTGGCGGAGTCAATTCTACGATTCCATTCCACCTTTACATGTTGGAAGATCCAAGATTCTTAAAGGCTGATTTCGATCTTTTGTATATCGATGGATTGATTGCAGAAGGCTGCAAATTCGAGAAATAA
- the accB gene encoding acetyl-CoA carboxylase biotin carboxyl carrier protein gives MELKHIKELMTVMGRTGTKRLELKQNEFELILERQDNGQIRLIDQSLIESEEQLKPQYLQNRTDHALSRGAEMPTSRYPSAPAEAPKPDVNNIYVTSPMVGTFYQSPSPDDPTFVKVGDRIDKNTVVCIIEAMKVMNEIKANVTGVVAEVLVESGQPVEFGTKLFRIVE, from the coding sequence GTGGAATTAAAACACATAAAAGAACTCATGACCGTCATGGGGCGTACAGGAACTAAAAGACTCGAATTAAAACAAAATGAATTCGAATTGATTTTAGAGCGCCAAGATAATGGACAGATACGTTTAATCGATCAATCTTTAATTGAATCTGAGGAGCAACTGAAGCCTCAGTATTTGCAAAATCGAACCGACCATGCCCTTTCTCGTGGAGCAGAAATGCCAACCTCTCGCTATCCATCAGCGCCGGCTGAAGCTCCAAAACCAGATGTCAATAACATCTATGTGACTTCTCCAATGGTTGGAACATTTTATCAGTCTCCTTCACCAGATGACCCAACATTCGTCAAGGTCGGCGATCGTATCGATAAAAACACGGTTGTTTGCATTATTGAAGCGATGAAGGTTATGAATGAAATTAAAGCAAATGTAACCGGAGTTGTGGCTGAGGTGTTAGTGGAATCTGGCCAGCCTGTTGAATTTGGTACTAAACTTTTCCGAATTGTTGAGTAG
- a CDS encoding DUF924 family protein codes for MKTNVLYPLFMGILLGVNPVLLALQTDVPHALPAKQVSAQQLEAQAPATAPVQKTATVPLEAPTPVQAVAIAQLVPERAQQILDFWFGTLADPSTYPSEKAATWSGVNAETDRIIREQFSLDVQQAASGELNDWRTTPKGRLALIILLDQFPRHLFRNTPQSMALDAMARGLAMEGVQKGDDKKLYPLERAFFYLPFQHAEDAGFQTLSVAYYSQLVEQSPDIIKPHMQQFLNFALLHQQNIARFGRFPHRNAILGRDSTPEERVYLSQRGSSLF; via the coding sequence ATGAAAACAAACGTGTTATATCCACTATTCATGGGCATTTTATTGGGAGTCAATCCGGTGTTATTAGCGCTTCAGACAGATGTGCCGCATGCCTTACCTGCTAAGCAAGTCTCAGCGCAGCAGCTTGAGGCGCAGGCGCCCGCAACGGCGCCTGTGCAAAAAACGGCGACTGTGCCTTTAGAGGCGCCAACGCCTGTACAAGCGGTTGCCATAGCACAGCTTGTTCCAGAAAGGGCTCAACAGATTCTAGATTTTTGGTTTGGGACACTTGCTGATCCGAGTACTTATCCATCCGAAAAAGCAGCTACCTGGTCTGGAGTAAATGCCGAGACAGACCGTATCATCCGAGAGCAATTTTCTTTGGACGTGCAGCAAGCGGCAAGCGGAGAGCTCAATGATTGGAGGACGACTCCGAAGGGGCGCTTAGCTTTAATTATTCTACTCGATCAATTTCCTCGCCATCTTTTCCGCAATACTCCACAATCTATGGCATTGGATGCAATGGCACGAGGACTTGCGATGGAAGGTGTGCAAAAAGGAGATGATAAGAAGCTCTATCCACTTGAGCGAGCTTTTTTTTACCTTCCTTTTCAGCACGCTGAAGATGCAGGCTTTCAAACTCTTTCTGTTGCCTACTACAGTCAACTGGTTGAGCAGTCGCCAGATATCATCAAACCACATATGCAACAATTTTTAAATTTTGCCCTATTACATCAGCAAAATATAGCTCGCTTCGGTCGCTTCCCACATCGTAATGCTATTTTGGGACGCGACTCTACACCTGAAGAGCGAGTTTATTTAAGCCAGCGAGGATCGTCACTTTTTTAA
- a CDS encoding elongation factor P — protein MATSNQLTPGMTLSLNNKLYRVESSVKVTIPKGTPFIKAKLKDLSSNEIVEKSFKLNQPIKDVSLIERRLEFLYPEGEEFLFLDVVNLDQVLVPSQIVGTKVNFLKEGVELKAFFYGDTVFAVELPQFLELMVAKTLTDEESDLTSGAKIAVLETGAKIEVPPFIETGDIIKVDTKTDEYIQRV, from the coding sequence ATGGCGACAAGTAATCAATTGACTCCTGGAATGACCCTTTCCCTCAACAACAAGTTGTATCGTGTTGAGTCGAGTGTGAAGGTGACGATTCCCAAAGGAACTCCGTTTATTAAAGCTAAGCTGAAAGATCTTAGCTCGAATGAAATCGTGGAGAAAAGTTTTAAGCTTAATCAGCCCATCAAAGATGTGTCTTTGATTGAAAGGCGTCTAGAGTTTCTTTATCCCGAAGGGGAAGAATTTCTTTTTTTAGATGTTGTCAATTTAGATCAAGTGCTTGTGCCATCCCAGATCGTTGGTACTAAAGTAAACTTTCTGAAAGAAGGGGTGGAGCTCAAAGCCTTTTTTTATGGGGATACCGTCTTTGCTGTTGAGCTGCCTCAATTTTTAGAGTTAATGGTTGCTAAGACTTTAACAGATGAAGAGAGCGATCTGACGAGTGGAGCTAAAATTGCTGTTTTGGAGACCGGAGCTAAAATAGAAGTGCCCCCCTTCATTGAGACGGGCGATATCATTAAAGTTGACACTAAAACAGATGAATATATTCAGCGCGTCTAA